Within Sorangiineae bacterium MSr11367, the genomic segment CCCCCGACTTCGCGAACGCCAAAGGACGCTACGACATCGAGGTGCTCGGGGGGGCGGACCGGTTCACCCTCGGGACACTCCCCCCCGTCACGTACGCCGTGCGCGAGTGATCGCCGCCTACTGCACGAGATCCCCGTACGCGTCGCGCCCTTCGGGTGCGCCGAGCCGCAGGGTCTGCGTCAACTCCGACTCGAGCTTCGCGCGATCGCCCACGATGACGACCTTCAGCGCCTCGGGGTGGAGGTACTTCTTGGCCACCCGGCGGACGTCCTTCGCCGTCACCGCATCAATCCGCTTGGGCAAGGTCACGAACTCGTCCAACGGAAGGTCGTAAATGGAGATGTCCTCCACCGCCGACGTGACCGCGCTCACCGTTTCGAACCGCCCGGGCAGGCCATGCTTGATGTCCGACTTGGCGTCTGCAAGCTCCTCGTCTTTCACGTCCTCGTCGATCATCCGCCGGATCTCGCGAAACAGCTCGCCCACGGATGCCGCCGTCTTCTCGGCCACCATCGCACCACCGGCCAAGAACGGCCCCGCACCGTGCCGCATCGCGAAGCGCGACCCCGCACCGTACGTAAAGTGATTCGCCTCACGCAGGTTCAAATTGATGCGGCTCGAAAAGATGCCGCCCAAAATCGCGTTCATCACGGTGATGGCATCGCGATCGGCATTGCGACGCGGCACTCCCACCTCGACCAACGCCACCTGCGACTGCGCCGCCCCCGGCTTGTCCACCAGCACGAGCCGCGGCCCCTTCGACGCGGCAGGCACCGCCGGCGTCTTCGGAGCTTGCGCCGCACCGGCCGCCGTCCACCCGCCGAACGACGACTCCAGCTTGTCCACGAGCGCCTTTTGCGTGATGTCGCCCGCGACCACCAACGTCGCATTCTTCGGCGAAAACATCGTCTCGTAAGCCTTGAGCAGATCCTTGCGCGCGAGCGCCTTCACGTCCTCCGCCCGTCCGCCCAGCGCGTTCCCGTAGGGATGGTTGCGCCCGTACAGCGCCGCGGACACCGCGTTCTGCGACATGGCACCGGGCTGCGTCTTCTCCTGCGCGAGCCCCGCCAAACGCCGCGCGCGCAACCGCTCGATTTCGGCATCGGGGAACGTCGGGTGCGTGACCACGTCGGCCAAC encodes:
- a CDS encoding insulinase family protein → MRRVSLGAVVLAGLVGVMGAACGGTPKLPPAPPAPSPVEPPKPLEPSSPVAPRGETPDAAFREKAPDEDGTVVFTPPKVESFRLKNGVRVLFVERRDLPIVSVRLALKAGAGDYPALKPGVASFMGSMLEQGTKSRSALQLSDDYEEIGAQHGAWCGWDSCGGSVKTLSQHLDRALQLLADVVTHPTFPDAEIERLRARRLAGLAQEKTQPGAMSQNAVSAALYGRNHPYGNALGGRAEDVKALARKDLLKAYETMFSPKNATLVVAGDITQKALVDKLESSFGGWTAAGAAQAPKTPAVPAASKGPRLVLVDKPGAAQSQVALVEVGVPRRNADRDAITVMNAILGGIFSSRINLNLREANHFTYGAGSRFAMRHGAGPFLAGGAMVAEKTAASVGELFREIRRMIDEDVKDEELADAKSDIKHGLPGRFETVSAVTSAVEDISIYDLPLDEFVTLPKRIDAVTAKDVRRVAKKYLHPEALKVVIVGDRAKLESELTQTLRLGAPEGRDAYGDLVQ